A stretch of Bacteroidetes Order II. bacterium DNA encodes these proteins:
- a CDS encoding restriction endonuclease subunit S: MENGKLKMENGELKMENGELKMNSGVLPFMDKLLDGAAVEWKTLGEVTKIQRGRRLIKNQLEETGKYAVFQNSMTPLGYYHESNVKADTAFVICGGAAGEIGYSSIDFWAADDVHYLLTPDNIASKFVYYFLLTQQHKIISQVRRASVPRLSQKVIEKLLIPIPPLPVQKEIVRILDRFTELTAELTAELTAELTARKKQYEYYREALLRFEEGEVAWKTLGEVGEVRMCKRIFKEQTTDEGEIPFYKIGTFGKEPNAYISRELFEEYKLKYNYPKIGEVLISASGTIGRAVIFDGKEAYFQDSNIVWIENDESEVLNKYLFYFYQIAKWNIAEGGTIQRLYNDNLKKTKIPIPFPNDTEKSLKEQTRIVSILDKFDTLTTSISEGLPKEIALRQQQYAYYREMLLNFDKWKVES, encoded by the coding sequence ATGGAGAATGGAAAATTGAAAATGGAGAATGGAGAATTGAAAATGGAGAATGGAGAATTGAAAATGAACAGCGGTGTGCTGCCTTTTATGGATAAATTGTTGGACGGGGCGGCGGTGGAGTGGAAGACGCTGGGGGAGGTAACAAAAATTCAGAGAGGAAGAAGGCTTATAAAAAATCAGTTAGAAGAGACTGGTAAATATGCAGTTTTCCAAAATAGTATGACCCCTCTTGGGTACTACCATGAAAGTAATGTTAAAGCAGATACCGCTTTCGTTATTTGTGGAGGTGCAGCTGGTGAGATTGGTTACAGTAGCATTGATTTTTGGGCTGCGGATGATGTTCATTATCTTTTAACACCAGATAATATTGCAAGCAAGTTTGTTTATTATTTTTTGCTAACACAGCAGCATAAAATAATTAGCCAAGTTCGGAGGGCAAGTGTTCCAAGACTTTCTCAAAAGGTAATTGAAAAACTCCTCATCCCCATCCCGCCCCTCCCTGTCCAAAAAGAAATCGTCCGCATATTAGACCGTTTTACGGAGCTTACAGCAGAGCTTACAGCAGAGCTTACAGCAGAGCTTACAGCCCGTAAAAAGCAGTACGAGTATTATCGAGAGGCGTTGTTACGTTTTGAGGAGGGGGAAGTGGCGTGGAAGACGTTGGGGGAGGTCGGGGAAGTTCGTATGTGTAAGCGGATTTTTAAAGAACAGACAACTGATGAAGGTGAAATACCTTTTTACAAAATAGGTACTTTTGGCAAAGAGCCTAATGCTTATATTTCAAGAGAACTTTTTGAAGAATATAAGTTAAAATACAATTACCCAAAAATAGGCGAGGTACTAATTTCTGCGAGTGGAACAATTGGAAGAGCAGTTATTTTTGACGGGAAAGAAGCTTATTTTCAAGATAGTAACATCGTCTGGATTGAAAACGATGAAAGTGAAGTTTTAAACAAATACCTGTTTTATTTTTACCAAATTGCTAAATGGAATATTGCTGAAGGCGGTACAATACAACGTCTTTACAACGATAATTTGAAGAAAACAAAAATTCCAATTCCATTCCCAAATGACACAGAAAAATCCCTCAAAGAACAAACCCGCATTGTCTCCATTCTCGACAAATTCGACACGCTGACCACGTCCATCAGCGAAGGTTTGCCGAAGGAGATAGCGTTGCGGCAGCAGCAGTATGCGTATTA
- a CDS encoding type I restriction-modification system subunit M → MTSTTQRAALQNQIWKIANDVRGAVDGWDFKQFVLGTLFYRFISENFTNYIEGDDEDVNYPSLPDSVITPEIKDDAVKTKGYFIYPSQLFVNVAKNANTNPNLNTDLKAIFTAIESSANGYPSEEAIKGLFADFDTTSTRLGNTVENKNTRLAAVLKGVEGLKFENFEDNEIDLFGDAYEFLISNYAKNAGKSGGEFFTPQHVSKLIAQLAMHGQKTINKIYDPAAGSGSLLLQAKKHFDNHIIEEGFFGQEINHTTYNLARMNMFLHNINYDKFHIALGNTLLHPQLRDEKPFDAIVSNPPYSVNWIGDDDPTLINDDRFAPAGVLAPKSKADFAFVLHALSYLSGKGRAALVCFPGIFYRGGAEQKIRKYLVDSNYVETVISLAPNLFYGTTIAVNILVLSKHKTDSLTQFIDASGEGFFKKETNNNVLTEAHIQQIMDIFDSKAEVAHIATSIDNPKIAENDYNLSVSSYVAAKDNREVIDIAVLNQEIAATVRKIDALRADIDNIIHQMENGKWRMEN, encoded by the coding sequence ATGACAAGTACCACTCAAAGAGCAGCACTACAAAACCAAATCTGGAAAATAGCCAACGATGTACGGGGGGCGGTGGACGGATGGGATTTCAAGCAGTTTGTGCTCGGCACCCTTTTCTATCGCTTTATCAGCGAAAATTTTACCAACTACATTGAGGGCGATGATGAGGATGTCAATTATCCAAGCCTGCCAGACAGCGTCATCACACCGGAAATCAAAGATGATGCGGTCAAGACCAAAGGTTATTTCATCTATCCCAGCCAGTTGTTTGTGAATGTGGCCAAAAATGCGAACACCAACCCCAACCTCAACACGGACTTAAAGGCCATTTTCACCGCCATCGAAAGCTCCGCCAACGGCTACCCCTCGGAAGAAGCCATCAAGGGCCTGTTTGCGGATTTTGATACCACCAGCACCCGCCTCGGCAATACCGTGGAAAACAAAAATACCCGACTGGCAGCGGTACTGAAAGGCGTAGAGGGGCTAAAGTTTGAGAATTTTGAAGACAACGAAATTGACCTCTTCGGGGATGCCTACGAGTTTTTGATTTCCAACTATGCCAAGAATGCAGGGAAATCCGGTGGAGAATTTTTCACGCCGCAGCATGTATCCAAGCTCATTGCACAGTTGGCGATGCACGGTCAAAAAACAATCAACAAAATATACGACCCGGCGGCGGGTTCGGGTTCCTTGTTGCTGCAGGCCAAAAAACACTTTGACAACCATATTATTGAAGAAGGCTTCTTTGGGCAGGAAATCAACCATACGACCTACAACCTGGCCCGCATGAACATGTTTCTGCACAATATCAACTACGACAAGTTCCATATTGCCTTGGGGAATACCCTCCTCCATCCGCAATTGCGGGATGAAAAACCCTTTGACGCCATCGTGTCCAATCCGCCCTACTCCGTCAATTGGATTGGCGACGACGACCCGACCCTCATCAACGACGACCGCTTCGCACCTGCGGGGGTGCTGGCGCCCAAGTCCAAGGCCGATTTTGCGTTTGTGCTGCACGCCCTGAGCTACCTCTCCGGCAAGGGCAGGGCGGCCCTCGTGTGCTTCCCCGGCATCTTCTACCGGGGCGGAGCCGAGCAGAAAATCAGGAAGTACCTCGTGGACAGCAACTACGTGGAGACCGTGATTTCCCTCGCCCCGAACCTGTTCTATGGCACCACCATCGCTGTGAACATCCTCGTGCTGTCCAAGCACAAGACCGATTCCCTCACCCAGTTCATTGATGCCAGCGGTGAAGGTTTCTTCAAGAAAGAGACCAACAATAACGTGCTGACCGAGGCGCATATCCAGCAGATTATGGACATCTTCGACAGCAAAGCGGAGGTCGCCCATATCGCCACCAGCATTGACAACCCCAAAATCGCCGAAAACGACTACAACCTCTCCGTAAGCAGCTATGTGGCAGCCAAGGACAACCGGGAGGTGATTGACATCGCCGTGCTGAACCAGGAAATTGCGGCGACGGTGCGTAAAATTGATGCGCTGCGGGCGGATATTGATAACATCATTCATCAAATGGAAAATGGAAAATGGAGAATGGAAAATTGA